The Cryptomeria japonica chromosome 9, Sugi_1.0, whole genome shotgun sequence DNA segment ggtggggatgacacaagatgatgaaagcaaggtTGTTCTGTTATTATGTTCTTTACCAAGCAGTTGGGATGGCGTTGTAACAacagttagcacatctatatccggtaaaaataagctggtttttaatgatgtagtaGCTACTCTTCTCagtgaggatttgagaagaaagaatgatgaaccttcattcGGTGAAGCCTTAACGGTGGTCAGCACTgaaaatagaggtagaagtcataatagaggcataaataattaccatagacgttcgaaatcagcaaagagattgaagtctagaaacagaaatggcgaacgttggttttgtggcaaagctggtcatgtgaagaagaattgtagaaacttcaaaagggcacaagagagAGTGCGGGACAGCAAAGCAAATACAgtctatgataaagatgatagtgtatTAATCCTTTTAACAACCGACACTACTTcagattcatgggtgcttgattccggtgcctcctatcatgctacctcatatcttgaagcattcattaactaccatgaaggtcattttggcaatgttttcttaggagataacaaagcttgtgaaattacaagcaaaggggatgtattgttgccattagaaggtggtaaaacatggctgctcaaagatgttcgcTATGTCCCAAAGTTTAAGTGGAATTTGATATCTATTGGATAGctctttgatcaaggtcttaatgtaaattttcttccagatacatggaaggtaactcatggtaccatgctgattgcaaatggtaataaagtgcCCGTAGTCTATATATTTTTAacactcatggtgaagtgggagctgcaatggtgattgaggacagcaaagcagatctttggcatcaaagacttggccATATGAGCAAGAAAGgactccatgttatgcatacaagaaatcagctaccaggcctcaaacttgttgacttagccttttgtgaacattgcctttatggcaaacaaaagagagtcagttttttgaaaggtgggcgtgacacaaagacaacaccacTAGAGCTTGTATACTCGGATATTTTTGGGTctaccgaggtaacctccattggaggagctaactattttgtaacctttcttgatgattgtactagaaaagtatggatttatatgctttctaggaaatctaaagtcttttcaaaatttaaaatttttaaggctttagttgaaaatcagattgggcataagattaaatgcttacaaaccgataacggtggggaattttgttcacaagaatttgatgatttttgtgctagtaatgggattagaagaatcaaggttgtttctttcactcctcaagaaaatggtgcagttgagaggatgaatagaacaattcttgaaaaggcacgatgtatgttgtctaatgcaaGTTTAGGCAAGTAATTTTGGGCAGAAGCGTGTAACATAGCAGTGTATTTAATCAACCAAATtccatcatctaaattggattttggtattccggaagaggaatggcaagggaagaggatttcatactcgcatcttcatgtgtttggatgcgaagccttctcgcatatacccaaggaaaagaaaacgaaattggatccaaagtcgctAAAATGTACTtttgtggggtatggagaagagcaATTTGGTTTTAGATTGTGGGATCCAGTTCACAAAAAGATTGTTCACATCAGGGATGTAATTTTCCATGAAACCTCCTTTCCTGCACTACAAGATTCAAAAAAATCAGAGACAAAATTTGTCCCTATGTCTTTGTTTCAGAATTCGACTACCAGCGCTCTGCCTCTAgtctctcattcagtgggagctCCTATGACATCTACATTAGTTGAATACAATTCTCAAACTGGGAATGATGAAGAAAGTGTTGATAATGTTTGGTCTTTGTATAACTTTGAAATTGGGGATCTGTAGAACAAAGCAAATCCTCCCCAAACTCGCACCCATGTCGCAGAGAATTTGGAAGAACCACGGTGATCTCCAATTCCACCGGTTACTGCACAGTGTAACCCACCCTACCCACCGCCCATTCACCCAACTGCAAGGCGTTCGAACACACCCGCTAGGCTCTCAAAGCAGCCAGCGCTGCAACCTTCCCACGAGCTCCCTGCTGGCACGCTTTCCACGGGCTCCCCACCCCACGAGCCCTCCCTGCTCTGCTCCCCGCGCTCTCATGTCCCCATGCGGCTTGTGCCTCCTCCGCAGGCTTTCTCCCGTGAGCTCCCCGCTTGCTCTCACACCACGGGATCTCCATCGTCCCATCCCCTGCACTCACCAGAACTCACGGGGTCCCTACCACCACCGTGCATCCAATCTGTCGATGGTGATGTGGCAGCCCCCTCCCGCAAACCCAGCTCCCTGCACAAACGAACAATGCAGGCAGAGCACGATGTCTCTGCAAGCCCTCTCTCCCGCGAATTTCCTACACACAATGTGGATAAAAATCCGCAAGTTTTCGCATACCCTGCAGATAGGCAGGGATATTAGTAGACACATTAACAGTGGGAGCAATGTAAATGTACATCAACAGGGAACACATAATGATTCTACTACTTCAGTAGAGAGTCAATTAAGGAAATCAACCATACAGAGGCGACCTCTTGCAAAGTTCTTCGATTATGATTTACTATTTTGTGAAGAAGATGAACCTACTTTGCTCATCTCTAATCAAATAAAGTCTGCAACATACAAAGAAGCTTGTCAAATTGCAGACTGTGATAACTGACACGCtgcaatgtgcgaagaaatggaCGCACTATTAcgaaatcagacatgggatttggtacCACTTCCGCCCGACAGAAAGGCTTTAAGAAATAATTGGGTgtataaactaaaagatgaagccgatggtcacaaaagatttcgagcaagactagttgtaaaaggatatgctcaacaagaagacctcgacttcaaagaaattttctcggcagtagttaaaatgactaccatccgagcagtattgggcttagttgcagcctgggatcttgaacttgaacagctagatgtgaagatgacatttctctatggtgatcttgatgaggaactatttatgcatcagccagaagggttcattaaaaaggggcaggaacacctctattgcagattgaaatgcaatttgtatgggcttaagcaagccccccggcaatggtatcttaaatttgacaaattcatgattgatcacaagtttactcgcagcgagtttgatccttgtatctattacaagaagcttcctaatggcgaatttgtcattcttctcctttatgtggatgatatgctagtggtcggcacaagcatgaggattgtgagtgaacttaaaacTCACTAAGCCaaggaatttgccatgaaagatttaggggcagcaaagaagatcctaggaatgactatttttcaggatagaaaaaagagagaactcaaactatctcagcaagactacattaaaaaagtcttggacagatttggtatggcagatgctaagtctgtttgtgtacccttagcctctcattttcagttgtcttctcagttgtgtcctaaaacacaagaagataaggagtttatggataaaattccatacaaatctgcagttggaagcctcatgtatgctatggtgtctactcgaccggacattgctcatgccatgggattggtgagcagatttatggctaatccgggcaaatcacattgggaggcggttaagtatatcttgtagtatctcaagggtacttctaatttttgtttatggtttggaaaggacaagtCAGTTTTGCAAGGGTTTATCGATTCTGATTTTGCCGGtgacttagacaaaagaaagtctacttcagtttatgctttcacatttgtcgGGGCAACGATTAGTTGGGCTTTAAAATTGCAACATATAGTTGCTCAATCAACCGTGGAAgctgaatacatagctctttctgagggagcaaaagagatggtatggttgcaactcttgttcaatgagttgggtttgaagcaatcagattttgctctgttttgtgataacaacagtgccatttttatgactaaacatcagacatctcagccgcggtcaaaacatgttgatgttcgcagtcattatgttcgccatatcgtcgaagaaggcaagtttcatgtagataagaTTCATATGGACCTGAATCCAACTGATGTACTCACTAAAatggttaagtgggagaagttcgattTTTGTCGAGCTTCTCTGAgcctttccaataactgatagcaAGACTGAGTGGAGGAATCTACTTGTTGCAGCAGTTCGTTGGCcttcaatgggagattgttggaagtgaagtccaacagactccttccttttgccgccaaaactcttggtTATTCATATTCCctttgcaagctctttaagagctgattgtaattcatttgtagAAGTTAATTTCTGGAGCTGATTGCAGTTCTGtatatgtaaaccagattggtgattAATAGATTGATTCTCTTGctttcaagtgtggatgtaggcaattgccgaaccacgataaatctgtgtgtctcattGTCTGTGTTgtgtgtttttaattctgtttatctgCTGTTTAAATTAGTTTCTTCATCCTAACACGAAAATCTATCATTTTCACATATATCAAAAGGTTTTTGCTTGTCCTTATTCAGTTTCTTTGGTCCTAAAAAGGGTTTCAGTTTGGTTTGGAAAACCTAAAATTAATGTTCGCATGAGAATATCTCTTTTCTGACGAATAGCTAGCCTTCCCTGCTTTATTATCCTTATTCTACTAATGTTGGTCATATCTCTGCTGATCTCTGAATTGTTGTCTTACTCCATATCTTTGATGAGCTCTGTACTATTGTTTGACTCCATCAACACCTTGTGAGAAAAAAATTCGAACTTATTTTCCCACCTAGGGCCATCTGCCATAACCTCCCATAGAGACCACTTATAAAAGGGTATGATATCCTCAATTAAATATATTTGTTTAGCTAGTCAGTTTAGCTATCACACTTCCTATTCTATTGACAAAAAACAAATGTCACTGTTGTTACAACAATTTCATCCTCAATGTGTCTACTAGAGGTTTGATTATGAATGCATGCAATTAATTATCATTATTTTATCTCACTTGAAATTTTTGGATATTTGGAGATAATTATTCCACTACTTTTGTTATGTTGTAGATTGATGCAGGAGCTCCCATCCAATAACAAACCTCTTTTGATGATGAACATTGCAATCAAGAACAACTAGACTATGAGTTtgctatatattttttatttataaagctTGGTGTGATATGAATTTTATAATTTCCATGTATACATTGATTTGCAAAATAATGATGGGTTTACATGATTACCACAACCAAAGACAACAATTAATTTAGGGTATCATGATTCTCTTTCTATTTAGGGAAAGAGAGGAAGAATGTTTTATCAATAGTTTCTTCTACATAGCCATAAACATTTTATGTCTTTATGACACACATAATAATTTGTATGGCTATATATTGATCACATTTTATAGTTTGAGAGACAATGTTGGCATTATGACACTATAtatgatattttgatgatattGTGTATACCTTCATAACCTTATCAAGATCAACATATATGAATAATTTGTATGCATTCACATTTGAGATATTTTTGGTAGTTTGTGCATAtgctccctctatctccctctttcACTATATATATCACTTTTTGAATATCACGAGTTTCATGTATTTTTTGTGAAGGGTGCATTATGGATAATGTGAATCAAACACTTATAAATGTGTGTATAGTCTTATTCATACATCATGGTTAGTGACATTCAATCTTTTGCATGATTATGAATTTTGTATGGAGGATATAATaaaaatatgtcatttttgtatgAGTTTTGTAAGGATGGACCCCACATCCATCTATAGGTCTAGATGAACATTTTTAGGGCCCAAAAACTTTGAGAACTAGTCCATCAAagtttaatattttttgtcaaatGTCTATTAAAAGATTTTTTTGGAGTCAAGTTGCCCAAATAAATCAAGAcacataaaaattaaaacaaaacctCTAGCATTCACCCACCCACCTTAACATGTTAGTGTACTTTATTTTATTCCATGATGCAAAGAATGTAAAATGGATCTTAGCAACAATAAATTAAACACCACTAAGATAATTTGCAAGAATACATTTGACACCACTAAGATAATTTGCAAGAATACATTTGTTGTTGGCATGATGAAATGGTTTCAAGTTGACAAAAATTGAGAGGTTGTTATGGAGGACCTCACATCAAACTACAGGTCTAGACAAAACATTCTCAGCCCCACAAGCTTCAATAACTActccatcaaaatttgaaaatatttttattctaaaacaaaataaaaacaacACAATAAGAAGATCCTTGCAGGGCTGATTTCATCATATATAAAGAGACTAAACCTCTGTTGCAATAAACCAATGAAGTTTGTATGTAACGTAACACTTTAGCATGAGGTTTAGTAGTCTAAGAAAGTATGGAACACAAATTAAGTGGCATACTTTCAATATGGTCTTTAAAGCAAATCAATGACATTCTAAATGGTTGGTGGTGACATTAGACCAACCAATATGAACTTCTAATGCACCTTCTTTATTGATTTCACGGTCATTTAAGATTCTTCCTTCAACCAATCCAAAACAAGCATTATACACAAATGGATAGTCTATACTATCCTAAATTGTTATCAAGTATCCAAGAAGTGTGTAGTCTACAATGTACATGTCCTAGACCCTGCACAATTGAATTTAGAAAGCATGGCCATAACAACATATGGGATAAGTTCTTGGCAAGTCATTGTTATGATTACAGTCACAAAAACCAGTTATAATGACACTGAATTGAAATCAGTACGGAAGTTCATTACTGATAGATTTATATTCCACGCCCTTTAAGTGATACTTCCTGATACATAGTTTGTTACATGAAAGACATAACTAGCAGCTGTTCGGATTGCAGCtcatgaagaaaatatccagtttgGTCATAGAATAATCTATAACTACAATGTTCCTCTGTATCCTAACAAGGTCTCCAATCACATTGTTCCACGAGTTCTTCATCCTTGTAAGTTCCTCCTTTTCATTTTTTGTGAGATCACTGTACTAATAAATGGCCCTAAGTACATAATTTTCGCCCACTTATTCAAACTTCCAAGCATTGAATCAAACGTCCACTCTTCCCATACATTTGCTGCTGGCTGAGTACTTTCCATTTCCTTCATACATTCCTCCTGTAGGTAGTTCCATTCTCGCAACTCCTCGTCCAGCTTTTAAGTCTCCATCTGCACAGACTTCCTGAAAAGCGTTCAATGGCATGACTCTTCCAAGATATTATTACAAAGAGCTTTAACATATACACCATCAGTACATCTAGACAGTAATGCATACTAAATATCATTTAATCAACATAAAATCATGGCCTAGCTTTCCAGTTGCTCAGAAACAATATATTTTTGGAAATGGAAAAATCAGAAAcgaaaatttgattccttcttaCCACTACAAGCCTGAAACAATGCAGCTTGTCATGGCGCGTTTCTGTTTTAATAGCATGCTGATTGGAGGCCCTTAATTTGATTCCTAGCTGATCTCTTCTTTCACAATGGTGTCACAGTGTGTGGCTTGGGAATATTGCAGGTCAGTCCACTAAAAATAGAACCTCTAACAAGTTGGTAGTACAATGGTGGAATACCCAGCACGCTAATGGGAATTCTTAGGTGCAAATGCTAACTGGTTCATACTTTTCAACAATCACCAATGAGCTTCACAATAACATGGCACATGTATGAAATGATGCAACCGGTTTGCAGCTTTCACAGCAATTTCTCTTGCAACAATCTTGAATATAAAGTTGTTTGCAATGTGGCGGTTACTACAGCTCTCACGGTCCAATGTTTAACAGAAGAACATAAGGTTCAGCATCTGTAGGATCTAATCATAAAGGAGTATAGCCAAAATTTCTTCTAGCACTATATTCTAACTGAATTTAAAGTACCAAGCAAGCATGTGCAAGCAAAAACGACAGGTTTTGCAGGCAGCTTGATGATAAAATTTACGGCTTCCTCATGATTGCCAGCAACACCAAGAAGGCCAACCATCAATCCATAGAGTTCCAATCTAAGGGATGGGAGCCACTCATGAACTTGAAGCTATTACAGCCATCATCGATCAGACTGGAATGACTGCATGCGAATTAAACACAAACAAACCTTTCTTCATTAGTTAAGAATTTGAGGACATCGTTGCCATAGCCTTGGGATGCATGAGGTAGATCTGGATGGTGGGTTTAATCAAACGATATATTTTCCTTCTTTATGGTGCTAAGTTTTCATACATGTTGATCAGGGAATTCACAATTATAATATTTGAAAGGAAACCGCATTCAATGATTTTCCGATGGACCTCTTTACCCTGctgcaaagctcccattttggcacatgcTGAGATGACGCTGGCAAAGGTTGCCGAGTTTGGCTCCACACtttccaattgcatttgcttaaaaaaTTCCAAGGCTTGTTCCATGAGCCCATTTTGTGCATGTACATAAATAATTGCATTCCATGAAGCCACATCTCGttgaggtattttgtcaaacaatcTGTATGCCTTTTGCATGctgccacattttgcatacatttctaTCAGGGCAGTCACAGCAACAACATCCGATAAATAATTACTTTCAATTATTTTTTGATGGATTTCCATACCGTTTTTCAAATCTCCAAGTCTAGTACAAACTTGGAGGATGCTGGTAAAGGTTGATGAGCCTGGCATTACATCTGCCAACTGCATTTTCTTAAAAATCTCCAAGGCTTTTCCATTAATCATCTTTTGTGCATATCCAGAAATGAGGGCAGTCCATGAGGCCACGTCATGGTGAGGCATTTCTTCGAAAATTCTTAAAGCCTCATGAATAATACCATTTTGAACATATCCTGTAATCATCACATTCCCTGTCACCTCATTTATGttatgcattttgtcaaacaacTTGCATGCCTTCTGTATTctgccacattttgcatacatgtctatcagcatggttacaactacaacatctaaaaGGAAACCATGTTCAATTATTTTTTGATGGATTTCTATACCCTGctgcaaagctcccattttggcacacaGTGGTAGGATGGTGGCATAGGTTGTTGAGTTTGGCTTTATGCCCACCATCTGCATTTCCTCAAAAACCATCATGGCTTTTCCAACAAGCTCATTTTGTGCACATCCAGCAATAATTGCATTCCAAGAGACTACACTTCGTTGAGGCATTTCGTTAAAAAGCCTCAAAGCCTCGTCTAGAACGCCATTTTGAGCATATCCTGTAATCATAGCATTCCATGAAACCACATCTGGAttatgcattttgtcaaacagttcgtgTGCCTTCTGCatccttccacattttgcatacatgtctataagAGCACTCGTCACAATAGTATCAAATTGAAATCCATGTCTAACGATTTTTCCATGGATTTGCACACCATGTTTTAGAGATGCCACCTGGGCACTAACAGATAAAATAATTGACAAGGTGAAGTGATTAGGTTGGACGGAAGTTTTCTGCATTTGGCAAAACAGCGTGAATGCCTGGTAAAAAACACCATTATGTGCGTACCCTGCAATCATAGTATCCCATGAAACAACATCTGCCTccagcattttgtcaaacagttcgcgTGCTTTGTGCATGTTTCCACATTTCGCGTACATATCCATCAAAGTATTCATTACAATGACATTAGATTGAAGTCCACATCTAATGATTTTTCCATGGATTTGCAAACCATGTTTTACAGATGCCAGTTCCGCACAAACAGGGAGAATAGCTGTTATTGTGAAGTGATCGGGTTGTATAGCTCTTGAATGCATTTTGCTAAACAATGCCAACGCTTGCTGAGGAAATCCATGCCTTCTGTGAGCTGAAATTATGATATTCCATGAGAAAACGTCTGGTTGAGTCATTAGGTTGAACACTTTGCAAGCATCAACAACACTTCCGCACTTGTCATACATGTCGATAAGAAAGTTGTGGAAAACGTCATTTTGAGCATATCCTGTAATCATAGCATTCCATGAaatcacatcttcatcatgcattttgtcaaacagttcgtgTGTCTTCtgcatgcttccacattttgcatacatgtctgtaACAGCTTTCATCACAACAGCATCAGATTGAAATTGATGTCTAATGATCTTTCCATGTATTTGCACACCATGTTTTAGAGATGACACCTGGACACCTACATTTAATATACTCGACAAGGTGGAGAGATTAGGTTGGATGGAAGCTTTCTGCATTTGGCGAAACATTATGAATGCCTGGTGAAAAACACCATTATGTGCGTACCCTGCAATCATAATATCCCATGACACAACATCTGCCTCCGGCATTTTGTCGAACAGTTCGCGTGCCTTCTGCAGGTTTCCACATTTCGCATACATATCTATCAAAGCATTCATTACAATGACATTAGATTGAAATCGATATCGAATTATTTTTCCATGGATTTGCAAACCATGTTTTACAGATGCCAGTTCCGCGCAAACAGGGAGAATGGCGGAAATAGTGAAGTGATCAGGTTGGATAGCTCTCGATTGCATTTCGCTAAACAATGCCAATGCCCGCTGAGGAAATCCACGCCGCCTGTGAGCTGAGATTATGACATTCCATGAGGAAACGTTTGGTTGAGTCATTTGGTTGAACACTTTGCAAGCATCCACAA contains these protein-coding regions:
- the LOC131073529 gene encoding pentatricopeptide repeat-containing protein At2g13600; amino-acid sequence: MSALWRKPLLRSCKLNSTSTSLVFNNFLINMYDKCGSFVDACKVFNQMTQPNVSSWNVIISAHRRRGFPQRALALFSEMQSRAIQPDHFTISAILPVCAELASVKHGLQIHGKIIRYRFQSNVIVMNALIDMYAKCGNLQKARELFDKMPEADVVSWDIMIAGYAHNGVFHQAFIMFRQMQKASIQPNLSTLSSILNVGVQVSSLKHGVQIHGKIIRHQFQSDAVVMKAVTDMYAKCGSMQKTHELFDKMHDEDVISWNAMITGYAQNDVFHNFLIDMYDKCGSVVDACKVFNLMTQPDVFSWNIIISAHRRHGFPQQALALFSKMHSRAIQPDHFTITAILPVCAELASVKHGLQIHGKIIRCGLQSNVIVMNTLMDMYAKCGNMHKARELFDKMLEADVVSWDTMIAGYAHNGVFYQAFTLFCQMQKTSVQPNHFTLSIILSVSAQVASLKHGVQIHGKIVRHGFQFDTIVTSALIDMYAKCGRMQKAHELFDKMHNPDVVSWNAMITGYAQNGVLDEALRLFNEMPQRSVVSWNAIIAGCAQNELVGKAMMVFEEMQMVGIKPNSTTYATILPLCAKMGALQQGIEIHQKIIEHGFLLDVVVVTMLIDMYAKCGRIQKACKLFDKMHNINEVTGNVMITGYVQNGIIHEALRIFEEMPHHDVASWTALISGYAQKMINGKALEIFKKMQLADVMPGSSTFTSILQVCTRLGDLKNGMEIHQKIIESNYLSDVVAVTALIEMYAKCGSMQKAYRLFDKIPQRDVASWNAIIYVHAQNGLMEQALEFFKQMQLESVEPNSATFASVISACAKMGALQQGKEVHRKIIECGFLSNIIIVNSLINMYENLAP